One window of Phycisphaeraceae bacterium genomic DNA carries:
- the otsB gene encoding trehalose-phosphatase, whose translation MNDATRDIEMLASAPVLLVASDFDGTLAELAPRPDAVRPNLEALDSLRELGELPRTFTAVISGRALSDLSLHLPDEKDLKLFGSHGGEGSWRLTAMTPEQKSTLVSLTQGSHSLAARFAGSLVEEKPFGVAFHYRSVDRVVLPRLLMEIQKLGEQFPNATRLRGIEVVEFLALEANKGRCLEWLTSHVGASRTVFLGDDTTDESAFAVLRAQDIGIKVGSGETVANRRIADPAAVGVFLRALADARKIAIERGTADQA comes from the coding sequence ATGAACGACGCCACACGCGACATCGAGATGCTGGCTTCGGCGCCGGTCCTGCTTGTCGCCAGCGACTTTGACGGAACTTTGGCCGAGCTGGCGCCGAGACCCGACGCCGTGCGTCCGAATCTCGAGGCGCTCGACTCATTGCGCGAGCTGGGCGAGCTGCCTCGCACCTTTACCGCCGTCATCAGCGGAAGGGCGCTCTCCGATCTTTCCCTCCATTTGCCCGATGAGAAGGATCTCAAGCTGTTCGGAAGCCACGGCGGTGAGGGTTCTTGGCGCCTCACCGCGATGACGCCAGAACAGAAATCAACCCTCGTTTCGCTCACCCAGGGCAGCCACAGTCTCGCGGCGAGATTTGCAGGCTCACTGGTCGAGGAAAAGCCGTTCGGAGTCGCTTTCCACTATCGCAGCGTTGACCGAGTGGTATTGCCGCGCCTGCTGATGGAGATTCAGAAACTCGGAGAGCAGTTTCCGAACGCCACCAGGCTACGAGGGATCGAGGTGGTTGAGTTTCTTGCGCTGGAGGCCAACAAAGGACGTTGCTTGGAGTGGCTGACGTCCCATGTGGGCGCGTCACGCACGGTTTTTCTCGGCGATGACACCACCGACGAGTCTGCTTTCGCGGTGCTGCGAGCCCAAGACATCGGGATCAAGGTCGGATCCGGAGAAACCGTGGCAAACAGGCGAATTGCTGATCCGGCGGCTGTCGGAGTCTTCCTGAGAGCTCTCGCTGATGCACGCAAGATCGCCATCGAACGCGGAACGGCAGATCAGGCCTAG